The sequence below is a genomic window from Lysobacter capsici.
GCCGCCGGCGGTCAGCACGTCGCCGTTCGGGCCGAGCTGGGTGCCGGCCTGGAAGACTTTCGCGTGCGCAGGTTGCGCTGCGTCGAGGCCGTGGATGACGTCGCCGGCTTTCGGCGTGTCCGGGTAGTTCGCCGCGGCCATCACCACGCCGAGCGAGGGGCGCGGGTTCCATTGCGCTTGGGTGATGTCGAGCTTGCCGTCGAGCGCGGCTTCGACCAGGTCGAGCAGGTCCGAGTCCAGGCGCAGCATCACCGGCTGGGTTTCCGGGTCGCCGAAGCGCACGTTGAATTCGATGACTTTCGGCGCGCCGTGCGCGTCGATCATCAGGCCGGCGTAGAGGAAGCCGGTGAACGGCACGCCGTCGGCGATCATGCCGTCGACGGTCGGCATCACCACTTCGCGCATCACGCGTGCATGCACCTCGGAGGTCACCACCGGTGCGGGCGAGTAGGCGCCCATGCCGCCGGTGTTGGGGCCGGTGTCGCCGTCGAACACGCGCTTGTGATCCTGCGAGGTCGCCATCGGCAGCGCGTGCTTGCCGTCGACCATGGAGATGAAGCTGGCTTCTTCGCCGTCGAGGAATTCTTCGATCACCACGCGCGCGCCGGCCGCGCCGAAGGCGTTGCCCGAGAGCATGTCGGTGACCGCGGCTTCGGCTTCGTCCAACGTCATCGCCACGATCACGCCCTTGCCGGCGGCCAGGCCGTCGGCCTTGACCACGATCGGCGCGCCTTTCTCGCGAACGTAGGCGAGCGCGGCGTCGACCTGCGTATGCACGGCGTAGTACGCGGTCGGAATGCCGTGGCGGGCGAGGAAGTCCTTGGCGTAGGCCTTGCTGCCTTCGAGCTGGGCGGCGGCGGCGGTCGGTCCGAAGATGCGCAGGCCGGCGGCGCGGAAGCGATCGACCACGCCGGCCACGAGCGGGGCTTCGGGGCCCACGATGGTCAGCGCGACGTTTTCGTCGGCGACTAGTTTCAGCAGGCCGTCGATGTCGGTGGCGGCCACGGCGACGTTGCGGCAGCGTCCTTCGTGCGCGGTGCCGGCGTTGCCGGGCGCGACCAGCACTTCGTCGATGCGCGGCGACTGGGCGAGCTTCCAGGCCAGCGCGTGTTCGCGCCCGCCGGAACCGATGACGAGGACTTTCATGGATGCTCCTGGCCACGACGGGCCGCGATGGCGTGGAATACGCGGATTCGGGATTTTACGCGAGTGCGGGGTGGGGTTGAGCGTCGGGTGGTGATCCGTTGCCGGTGGGTGTCGGGTGTGGGTTGCGTGTCGGGCATCGGGGATGCGACGTGGGCGAGGTGGCGCGGTCGCGGCTTGCGCCGCTCCTGCAGGGCGCGGTTGTAGCCGCGAAGTCCGACTGTAGGAGCGGCGCGAGCCGCGACTGCGACACTTCGCGTGCGTCGCGATCACGATGTCGCAGCCGCAACTTGGATTATTGGATCGCCGACCCGGACACGATCACCCCATCCTTGCGCATCCGCTCGATCGCCAGATCCGCCAGGCTGTCCCACAACGGCGGCGGCAGCCGGTTCTTGCGCAGATGCCACAGCAAGGCGATCGATTGCGAACGGCCTTCGCGCCAGGTGAGCGTCGCGCGCCAGGACGGTTGCAGGGTCTTCGGGTCCAGCAGTTCGACCCGGTAGTGCTGCTCGCTGACGATGCGGCCGTCGTACTGCAGGTCCTGCAGCGCGACCCGCAGCACCGGCGCGTTGAATTCGCGCAGGCGGTGCAGGGTGTCGGTCTGGTACTGCGCCGCGGCGTTGCGATCGGCGGCGCGGGCGGTCTGGCCGAAGCGTTCTTCGTCGCTGCGCGCGGCGTAGTCGCGGGTGGTGTAGCCCAGTTGTCCGAAGCGCTTGGCCAGTGCGCGCGCGACCTGCACGGTGTAGTCGCGGCGCAGGCCGGCGCCGATCTCCAGCGAAACGTCCGGCTCGACCACCAGCACCGCGACCGACGCGCCGTCGATGCGGTAGTCGCCGAGCGTTTCGCTGTCGACCGCCTGCCGGCGCGTGTACTGCCACGCGCCCCAGATCGCCATCACCACAAGCAACACCGCGATCACCGTGAGCTTGCGCGCGATCGAACGGCCGAGGTTGCGGCCCAACGACGGCCGGCCGCTCAGGCCGGTCGCAACATCGAGCTCGGCCCTTGACCCCGAGGCACCTGACTTGGAAGTGCCGGGCTGGGAGGAGTCGGAATCAGAAGGATCGGACATAAGCGATCAAGCGCCGCCGCGACCGCCGAAGCGATCGCGGCCGCGCCCACCCTCGAGGTCAATGACGGAAATGACGCACGCCGGTGAACACCATCGCCAGGCCGTGTTCGTCGGCGGCGGCGATCACTTCGTTGTCGCGCATCGAGCCGCCGGGCTGGATCACCGCCTGGATGCCGGCCGCGGCCGCGGCGTCGATGCCGTCGCGGAACGGGAAGAACGCATCCGACGCCATCACCGAACCCGGCACGACCAGGCCGGCTTCCTCGGCCTTGAGCGCGGCGATCTTCGCGCTGACCACGCGGCTCATCTGGCCGGCGCCGATGCCGATGCTGCGGTGGTCGCGCGCATAGACGATGGCGTTGGACTTGACGAACTTGGCGATGCGCCAGGCGAACAGCAGGTCGCTGAGCTGGGCATCAGTCGGGGCGAGTTTGCTGACCACTTTCAACTCGTCGCGGCCGACTTCGCGCAGGTCCGCGCTCTGCACCAGCAGGCCCGAGCCGATACGCTTGATGTCCTGCAAGTTGCGGCCGTCGCCGTGCGCGATGCGCAGCACGCGCACGTTGGCCTTCTTCTTGGCGTAATCGATCGCCGCGTCGTCGTAGTCCGGCGCGATCAGCACCTCGACGAACTGGCGGTCGAGGATGACCTTGGCGGTGGCGGCGTCGAGCCGGGTGTTGAAGGCGATGATGCCGCCGAAGGCGGAGGTCGGGTCGGTCGCATACGCCAACTCGTAGGCGTCGCCGCAGGCCACGCCCTGCGCCACGCCGCAGGGGTTGGCGTGCTTGACGATCACGCAGGCGGGGGTTTCGAACTGGCGCACGCATTCCCAGGCCGCGTCGGCGTCGGCGAGGTTGTTGTAGCTCAGTTCCTTGCCCTGCAACTGGGTGAAGGTGGCCAGGGTGCCGGGCAGCGGGTTCACGTCGCGGTAGAACGCGCCGAGCTGGTGCGGGTTTTCGCCGTAGCGCAGGTCCATGACCTTGACGAAGCTGGCGTTGTGCTGGGCCGGGAAGGCCTGCGCACTGCCGTCCTCGGCGATCGCCGAGAGGTGGTTGCTGATCGCGGCGTCGTACTGGGCGACGCGGTTGAACGCGGCCACCGACAGGGCGAAGCGGGTCTTGCCGCTGAGCGCGCCGTCGTTGCCGTTCAATTCCTCGATCAGGCCGGCGTACTGGGCCGGATCGGTCGCGACCGCGACGCGGGCGAAGTTCTTCGCCGCCGAGCGCAGCATCGCCGGGCCGCCGATGTCGATGTTCTCGATGATGTCGTCGAAACGGCTGGCCGGGTTGGCGGCGACTTTCTCGAACGGGTAGAGGTTCAGCACCAGCAGGTCGATCGCGGCGATGCCGTGCTGGGCCATCACCGCGTCGTCGGTGCCGGCGCGGCCGAGCAGGCCGCCGTGGACGAGCGGATGCAGGGTCTTGACCCGGCCGTCCATCATTTCCGGAAAGCCGGTGACCTCGGACACGTCGCGCACGGCCAGGCCGGCGTCGCGCAGGGCCTTGGCGGTGCCGCCGGTGGACAGCAGTTCGACCCCGCGCGCGGCCAGGGCCTGGGCAAGTTCGAGGAGGCCGGTCTTGTCGGACACGGACAGCAGGGCGCGGCGGATGCGAACCGGCGCGCCGGTCGAGGTATCGGAGGTCATTCGGGGAAGGGGGCAGCGGAAGGGCGCGGGAATTATAGCGGGGGTGGGCCGCCGGGCCGGCCCGTTCAGGCCCGGATCGCGCGTCGTCGGCCACTGCGGCCCGCGCGATCGCGACGCAAGGCCGCCGCGGGGCCGCTGCCGGCACCGCCACGCTGATCCGGCGGGCCAGTATTTCGATACCGCGCGCATCCGCGGGCACGGGGACCGCGATCGTTGTCCGCAGCCGCTAAGCTGATCGACGATGCCCGCCAGGGCTTTGGGAACGCACAGGGAATGGCTTCGATCTACGCTTTGAAAGGACGCTTCCAGGGACTGCTGCGGCCGCTGGTGCGGCGCCTGTACGCGCTGGACGTCACCGCCAACCAGGTCACCACCGCCGCGGCGGTCGTCTCGCTCGGCGTGGCCGCGCTGGTGTACTGGGGCGCGCCGATGCGGCCGTGGCTGTTCGCGCTGCTGCCGCTGTGGATGTTCGCGCGCATGGCGATGAACGCGATCGACGGCATGCTGGCGCGCGAGTTCGGCCAGCAGTCGCGGCTGGGCGCCTACCTCAACGAACTGTGCGATGTGGTGTCCGACAGCGCCTTGTACCTGGCCTTGTTCGCGGTGGCCGGCCTGCATCCGGCGCCGTTGCTGGCGTTCGTGCTGCTGGCGGCGCTGACCGAATACGCCGGCGTGCTCGGGCCGATGATCGGCGCGCCGCGCCGCTACGACGGGCCGATGGGCAAGAGCGACCGCGCGTTCGTGGTCGGTCTGCTGGGGGTGTTGCTTGCATTGGGTTGGATCGGTGCGCGCGGCGCGGAACTGATCTTGATCGTGGCCGGCGTGCTGTGCGTGTTGACCGTGGTGCGCCGCGTGCGCGCCGGTTTGCGGCATGATGCCGCGCAGGATGCCGCAGTAACGCAACAGGGAGAAGGTTGATGAGGGAAGTACAGGAACGCCAGTTCGCCAGTTTCGACGGCACCTCGCTGTTCTATCGGTATTGGCCCGCGAGCGCGCCGGTCGCCGGCCAGCCGCGCCGCGCGATCGTGCTGCTGCATCGCGGCCACGAGCACTCCGGCCGGGTCCAGCATCTGGTCGCCGAGTTGGGCATGGAGGATGTCGACTTCTTCGCCTGGGACGCGCGCGGCAACGGCCGCTCGCCCGGCGAGCGCGGCGATGCGCCCGGTTTCGACGCGCTGGTGCGCGATCTGGACCGTTTCGTCGCTCATATCGGCGCCAGCCACGGCATATCGGTCGAAGACACCGCGCTGATCGCGCAAAGCGTCGGCGCGGTGGTCGCCGCGACCTGGGTCCACGACTACGCGCCGCGCCTGCGCGCGCTGGTGCTGGCCTCGCCGGCGTTCAAGGTCAAGCTGTACGTGCCGCTGGCGGTGCCGGGCCTGAAGCTGATGCAGAAGCTGCGCGGCAATTTCTTCGTCAACAGCTACGTCAAGCCGCAGTGGCTGACGCATGATCCGGAGCGCGTGGAGAGCTATCGCACCGATCCGCTGATCACCCGGCCTATTTCGGTGCGGGTGTTGCTGGGCTTGTACGAGGCTTCAGACCGTATTGTGGCTGACGCGCAGGCTATAACAGTTCCGACGCAACTCTTGGTCTCGGGTTCGGACTTCGTCGTGCATCGCGGCCCGCAGGACCGGTTTTACGAGCGCCTGGGATCGAGCATCAAGGAACGCCATCTGCTGCAAGGGTTCTATCACGACACCCTGGGCGAGAAGGGCCGGGCCGCCGCGATCAACCGCATCCGCGCGTTCGTGCAGGCGCGTTTCGCCGAACCGCTGCGCCGCGCCGATCTGCTCGACGCGCACCGGCACGGCCCGAGCTTCGAGGAATCGGAAAAACTCTCGTGGCCGCCGGAGCGCTGGTCGCTGGCCGACCTGCGCTGGCGCTTCACCCGCGCCGGGCTGCGCTTCGGCGGCAAGTTCTCCGAAGGCATCAAGCTCGGCCTGGACACCGGCTTCGACTCGGGCAGCAGCCTGGACTACGTCTACCGCGACGAGGCGCGCGGCAAGGGGCCGCTGGGGCGGATGATCGATCGCAACTACCTCGACGCGATCGGCTGGCGCGGCATCCGCGTGCGCCGCCTGCATATGCATGAACTGCTGCGCGAAGCGATGACGCGCCTGCGCGCGGCGTCGATGCCGGTGCATGCGGTCGATATCGCCGCCGGTCACGGTCGCTATGCGCTCGAAGCGCTGGCCGGCGGCAACGAGCACGCCGATTCGATCCGCCTGCGCGACTACAGCGAGCTCAACGTCGACAAGGGCCGCGCCTTGATCGACACCCTCGGCGCCGGCGCGCTCGCGCGCTTCGACCAGGGCGACGCGTTCGACCGCAACGCGCTGGCCGCGCTCGATCCACGGCCGACCCTGGCGGTGGTGTCGGGCCTGTACGAGCTGTTTCCCGACAACGCGCTGGTGCGGCGCTCGCTCGAAGGCCTGGCCGCGGCGGTGCCGCCGGGCGGTTTCATCGTCTACACCGGCCAGCCCTGGCATCCGCAACTGGAGTTCATCGCCCGCGCGCTGACCAGCCACCGCGGCGGCGAAGCCTGGGTGATGCGTCGGCGCAGCCAGCAGGAGATGGACGATCTGGTGCGCGCGGCGGGCTTCGTCAAGATCGATCAGCGCATCGACGCCTGGGGCATCTTCACCGTATCGCTGGCGCAGCGGGTCGACGCATGACCGCTGCGACCGCGCGGCGTCCGTGGGGGCGGGCGCTGCTGTGGCTGATCTTCCTCGGGCCGCTGTTCTTTCTGAGCTACGGCTACGCCAACTCGGTCGCGGCCGCGCGCGTCGACGTACCCAGCATCGTGTTCGACTGGGAACGGGCGATGCCGTTCTGGGCCTGGACGATCGTGCCGTACTGGTCGATCGACGTGTTCTACGGGATCTCGCTGTTCGTCTGCCGCGACCGGCGCGAACTCGATACCCAGGCGCTGCGACTGCTGAGCGCGCAGGTCGTCGCGATCTCGTGTTTCCTGTTGTTCCCGCTGCATTTCAGCTTCACCCGACCGGAGACGGGCGGCGTGTTCGGTTGGTTGTTCGACGTGCTGCTGGGCTTCGACAAGCCGTTCAACCAGGCGCCGTCGCTGCACATCGTGCTGCTGATCGTGCTGTGGGTGCGTTTCGCCCAGCACTTGAACGGCGTGTGGCGCTGGATGTTGCACCTGTGGTTCGCGCTGATCGGCCTATCGGTGCTGACCACCTATCAGCATCACTTCATCGACTTGCCCACCGGCGTGCTGGCCGGTTGGCTGTGCGTGTGGCTGTGGCCGGAACGCGCCGCCGCGCCGTGGCGGCACGCGGCGCTCGCGCGCGATCCGCAGCGCTGGAAGCTCGCGCTGATCTATCTGGCCGGCGCTGGCGCGTGCGCGTATGCCGCGATCGCGTTCGGCGGGATCGGCCTGTGGTTGCTGTGGCCGGCGCTGTCGTTGCTGCTGGTGGCGCTGAACTACGCCGTGCTCGGCGCGGGCGGCTTCCAGAAACGCGACGAAGGCCGGCTGAGCACGGCGGCGTGCTGGCTGTATGCGCCGTATCTGCTGGGCGCGTGGCTCAATTCGCGCTGGTGGACGCGCAACGCGCCGCAGCCGGTGTGGGTGATCGACGAAGTCTGGC
It includes:
- the purD gene encoding phosphoribosylamine--glycine ligase, whose translation is MKVLVIGSGGREHALAWKLAQSPRIDEVLVAPGNAGTAHEGRCRNVAVAATDIDGLLKLVADENVALTIVGPEAPLVAGVVDRFRAAGLRIFGPTAAAAQLEGSKAYAKDFLARHGIPTAYYAVHTQVDAALAYVREKGAPIVVKADGLAAGKGVIVAMTLDEAEAAVTDMLSGNAFGAAGARVVIEEFLDGEEASFISMVDGKHALPMATSQDHKRVFDGDTGPNTGGMGAYSPAPVVTSEVHARVMREVVMPTVDGMIADGVPFTGFLYAGLMIDAHGAPKVIEFNVRFGDPETQPVMLRLDSDLLDLVEAALDGKLDITQAQWNPRPSLGVVMAAANYPDTPKAGDVIHGLDAAQPAHAKVFQAGTQLGPNGDVLTAGGRVLCVCALGDDVAQAQREAYAALAKISWDGEFHRNDIGWRAIEREQQTTKS
- a CDS encoding bifunctional alpha/beta hydrolase/class I SAM-dependent methyltransferase, with the protein product MREVQERQFASFDGTSLFYRYWPASAPVAGQPRRAIVLLHRGHEHSGRVQHLVAELGMEDVDFFAWDARGNGRSPGERGDAPGFDALVRDLDRFVAHIGASHGISVEDTALIAQSVGAVVAATWVHDYAPRLRALVLASPAFKVKLYVPLAVPGLKLMQKLRGNFFVNSYVKPQWLTHDPERVESYRTDPLITRPISVRVLLGLYEASDRIVADAQAITVPTQLLVSGSDFVVHRGPQDRFYERLGSSIKERHLLQGFYHDTLGEKGRAAAINRIRAFVQARFAEPLRRADLLDAHRHGPSFEESEKLSWPPERWSLADLRWRFTRAGLRFGGKFSEGIKLGLDTGFDSGSSLDYVYRDEARGKGPLGRMIDRNYLDAIGWRGIRVRRLHMHELLREAMTRLRAASMPVHAVDIAAGHGRYALEALAGGNEHADSIRLRDYSELNVDKGRALIDTLGAGALARFDQGDAFDRNALAALDPRPTLAVVSGLYELFPDNALVRRSLEGLAAAVPPGGFIVYTGQPWHPQLEFIARALTSHRGGEAWVMRRRSQQEMDDLVRAAGFVKIDQRIDAWGIFTVSLAQRVDA
- the purH gene encoding bifunctional phosphoribosylaminoimidazolecarboxamide formyltransferase/IMP cyclohydrolase, coding for MTSDTSTGAPVRIRRALLSVSDKTGLLELAQALAARGVELLSTGGTAKALRDAGLAVRDVSEVTGFPEMMDGRVKTLHPLVHGGLLGRAGTDDAVMAQHGIAAIDLLVLNLYPFEKVAANPASRFDDIIENIDIGGPAMLRSAAKNFARVAVATDPAQYAGLIEELNGNDGALSGKTRFALSVAAFNRVAQYDAAISNHLSAIAEDGSAQAFPAQHNASFVKVMDLRYGENPHQLGAFYRDVNPLPGTLATFTQLQGKELSYNNLADADAAWECVRQFETPACVIVKHANPCGVAQGVACGDAYELAYATDPTSAFGGIIAFNTRLDAATAKVILDRQFVEVLIAPDYDDAAIDYAKKKANVRVLRIAHGDGRNLQDIKRIGSGLLVQSADLREVGRDELKVVSKLAPTDAQLSDLLFAWRIAKFVKSNAIVYARDHRSIGIGAGQMSRVVSAKIAALKAEEAGLVVPGSVMASDAFFPFRDGIDAAAAAGIQAVIQPGGSMRDNEVIAAADEHGLAMVFTGVRHFRH
- a CDS encoding phosphatase PAP2/dual specificity phosphatase family protein; translated protein: MTAATARRPWGRALLWLIFLGPLFFLSYGYANSVAAARVDVPSIVFDWERAMPFWAWTIVPYWSIDVFYGISLFVCRDRRELDTQALRLLSAQVVAISCFLLFPLHFSFTRPETGGVFGWLFDVLLGFDKPFNQAPSLHIVLLIVLWVRFAQHLNGVWRWMLHLWFALIGLSVLTTYQHHFIDLPTGVLAGWLCVWLWPERAAAPWRHAALARDPQRWKLALIYLAGAGACAYAAIAFGGIGLWLLWPALSLLLVALNYAVLGAGGFQKRDEGRLSTAACWLYAPYLLGAWLNSRWWTRNAPQPVWVIDEVWLGRVPGRGERDGYARVVDVSAELPLRSWRSGDVVRPMLDLVAPSAEQLRAAAIDIESMRGHGEILVCCALGYSRSAAVVAAWLLHSGRAVTVDEAIAILRKARPAIVLRDRHRRALGLMTREAATARTQVPDGHAA
- a CDS encoding CDP-alcohol phosphatidyltransferase family protein, whose amino-acid sequence is MASIYALKGRFQGLLRPLVRRLYALDVTANQVTTAAAVVSLGVAALVYWGAPMRPWLFALLPLWMFARMAMNAIDGMLAREFGQQSRLGAYLNELCDVVSDSALYLALFAVAGLHPAPLLAFVLLAALTEYAGVLGPMIGAPRRYDGPMGKSDRAFVVGLLGVLLALGWIGARGAELILIVAGVLCVLTVVRRVRAGLRHDAAQDAAVTQQGEG